Proteins encoded in a region of the Streptomyces sp. NBC_00310 genome:
- a CDS encoding aldehyde dehydrogenase produces MSDKIVVAGVPVDTRHWIGGQRIGSTSTFTDVSPIDGRVLGEIARGGPGEVEAAVAAARDAFPAWAATSRAERARVLHAIADGVEKRLEELAIVETNDNGALLRSHRRGVMPRVAHNFRFFADWLLTLEHEDFETRGHTNQVSWDPAGPSVLITPWNAPLMLATWKVAPALAAGNTVVLKPAEWTPLTASLLADIAAEAGLPAGVLNVVQGYGSEIGDALTSHPDVRRISFTGSVPTARRIAASAAPHLTPLSLELGGKSPLLVFADADLDLAVDLAVEQYDNAGQVCLAATRFLVEETVAEEFTRRFVEKASALKQGDPRDEATDIGPTIHPRQLEKIDGFVRRAVAAGARAVIGGHREDGQYYAPTLLTEVAQDSEIVQEEVFGPVLTLQTFTDEDEAVRLANDTRFGLAATLATGDAERAARVTERLVAGTVWVNCFFVRDLRAPFGGSRQSGVGREGGTWSFDFYCDLRNTVTAPNGWNNHG; encoded by the coding sequence ATGTCTGACAAAATCGTCGTCGCCGGTGTCCCCGTCGACACCCGGCACTGGATCGGTGGGCAGCGGATCGGCTCCACCAGCACTTTCACCGACGTCTCCCCCATAGACGGCCGTGTCCTCGGCGAGATCGCCCGTGGTGGTCCCGGCGAGGTCGAGGCCGCCGTCGCCGCCGCCCGTGACGCCTTTCCCGCCTGGGCCGCCACCTCCCGGGCCGAACGCGCCCGCGTCCTGCATGCCATCGCCGACGGTGTCGAGAAGCGGCTCGAAGAGCTGGCCATCGTCGAGACGAACGACAACGGGGCGCTGCTGCGGTCGCACCGGCGGGGGGTGATGCCCCGGGTGGCGCACAACTTCCGGTTCTTCGCGGACTGGCTGCTGACGCTGGAGCACGAGGACTTCGAGACGCGCGGGCACACCAATCAGGTGAGCTGGGACCCGGCGGGGCCGTCCGTGCTGATCACACCGTGGAACGCGCCGCTGATGCTGGCCACCTGGAAGGTCGCCCCGGCGCTGGCAGCCGGGAACACGGTCGTTCTGAAGCCCGCCGAGTGGACTCCGCTGACCGCGTCGCTGCTGGCGGACATCGCCGCCGAGGCGGGGCTGCCGGCCGGGGTGCTCAATGTCGTTCAGGGCTACGGCTCGGAGATCGGCGACGCCCTCACCTCGCACCCGGACGTACGGCGGATCAGCTTCACGGGATCGGTGCCGACGGCCCGGCGGATCGCCGCCTCGGCAGCGCCCCACCTCACTCCACTCAGCCTCGAACTGGGCGGCAAGTCACCGCTGTTGGTGTTCGCGGACGCCGATCTGGACCTGGCCGTGGACCTCGCGGTGGAGCAGTACGACAACGCCGGGCAGGTGTGCCTGGCCGCCACCCGCTTCCTCGTCGAGGAGACGGTCGCCGAGGAGTTCACCCGGCGGTTCGTCGAGAAGGCTTCGGCGCTGAAGCAGGGTGACCCGCGTGACGAGGCCACCGACATCGGGCCCACCATCCACCCCCGGCAGCTGGAGAAGATCGACGGGTTCGTGCGGCGGGCGGTCGCGGCCGGGGCACGGGCGGTCATCGGCGGACACCGCGAGGACGGGCAGTACTACGCGCCCACCCTGCTCACCGAGGTCGCCCAGGACTCCGAGATCGTGCAGGAGGAGGTCTTCGGGCCGGTCCTCACCCTGCAGACCTTCACCGACGAGGACGAGGCCGTCCGGCTCGCCAACGACACCCGCTTCGGACTGGCCGCCACCCTCGCCACCGGCGACGCCGAGCGCGCCGCACGGGTCACCGAACGGCTGGTCGCGGGCACGGTGTGGGTGAACTGCTTCTTCGTACGCGATCTGCGGGCGCCCTTCGGCGGTTCCCGTCAGTCCGGGGTCGGCCGGGAGGGCGGCACCTGGAGCTTCGACTTCTACTGCGATCTGAGGAACACCGTGACCGCACCGAACGGATGGAACAACCATGGGTGA
- a CDS encoding acetoacetate decarboxylase family protein, protein MTSVRGYFHPKTASGASSLIPSPPWHYSGDLLTVEYRTDPARVRELLPEPLELADEDPGAVALIWADWQSCSASGAELLDPVLSQYKEAFAVVRCAYKGRTYSRCVHIWVDKDFAIARGLHQGYPKKLGSIHQTRPHPYGPAPRIEAGARFGATLAAADRRLAQAVVTLREPAETNGFVNAHPMAHHRWLPSIEKGKGLALDELIETGAASFQGGQPWVGEAELELFEAPTEELARLEVREPIAAYYRQVGVVWDGGRLLESGSSGASAE, encoded by the coding sequence ATGACCAGTGTGCGTGGATACTTCCATCCGAAGACGGCGAGCGGTGCCTCGTCGCTGATTCCGTCCCCTCCCTGGCACTACTCGGGCGACCTGCTCACCGTCGAGTACCGCACGGATCCCGCGCGGGTGCGTGAACTGCTGCCGGAGCCTTTGGAGTTGGCTGACGAGGACCCCGGTGCCGTCGCGCTGATCTGGGCCGACTGGCAGTCCTGCTCGGCTTCGGGGGCGGAGCTGCTCGACCCCGTGCTCTCCCAGTACAAGGAGGCCTTCGCGGTCGTCCGCTGCGCGTACAAGGGGCGGACGTACTCGCGGTGCGTCCACATCTGGGTCGACAAGGACTTCGCGATCGCCCGCGGGCTGCACCAGGGGTATCCGAAGAAGCTCGGGTCCATCCACCAGACGCGGCCCCATCCGTACGGGCCCGCTCCGCGGATCGAGGCGGGGGCGCGGTTCGGGGCGACGTTGGCCGCGGCGGATCGGCGGCTCGCGCAGGCCGTGGTGACGCTGCGGGAGCCGGCGGAGACGAACGGGTTCGTGAACGCGCATCCCATGGCTCATCACCGGTGGCTGCCGTCGATCGAGAAGGGGAAGGGGTTGGCGCTGGACGAGTTGATCGAGACCGGCGCGGCTTCCTTCCAGGGGGGTCAGCCGTGGGTCGGCGAGGCCGAGTTGGAGCTGTTCGAGGCGCCTACGGAGGAGTTGGCTCGCTTGGAGGTTCGTGAGCCGATCGCCGCGTACTACCGGCAGGTGGGGGTTGTCTGGGACGGCGGGCGGTTGTTGGAGTCCGGGTCGTCGGGGGCGAGCGCCGAGTAA
- a CDS encoding NAD(P)/FAD-dependent oxidoreductase, with protein MTGTGTATGTGTGTGAGTGRIVVAGASMAGLRAAEQLRAAGWTGAVTVIGDEPHMPYNRPPLSKEVLAGKAPFESLAFRPRASVADVEWRLGTKVVAARLAERTVELDDGSTLSYDGLVVATGMRPRRLGCSGPLAGRHTVRTLADAQGLRDSLTRPGARVVVIGAGFIGCEVAATAVGLGVAEVTVVDPLPLPMVGPLGELLGRALLRRHEERGVRFALGTGVAGFEGEDRVTGVVLGDGTVLPADVVVESVGSVANVEWLEGNGLDLSDGVLTCERLRVGGRPEVVAVGDVARFPNARYDGVPRRVEHWSIPTDTAKHAAKVLTGVEVPPFAPLPTFWSDQHDFRLQSFGAPVLGKGDVRVLDGDPAADVLVGYHHDGRLVGVVALGGPATVSAAARYRAELLQQPALTA; from the coding sequence ATGACAGGAACAGGGACAGCGACAGGGACGGGGACGGGGACAGGAGCAGGGACAGGCCGCATCGTCGTCGCGGGCGCCTCCATGGCCGGTCTGCGCGCCGCGGAGCAGCTGCGGGCGGCGGGATGGACCGGGGCCGTGACCGTCATCGGCGACGAGCCCCACATGCCCTACAACCGGCCCCCGCTGTCCAAGGAGGTGCTGGCCGGGAAGGCGCCCTTCGAGTCGCTGGCCTTCCGTCCCCGCGCGAGCGTCGCCGACGTGGAGTGGCGGCTCGGCACGAAGGTCGTCGCCGCGCGCCTCGCCGAGCGGACCGTCGAGCTGGACGACGGCTCGACGCTGTCGTACGACGGTCTGGTCGTCGCCACCGGTATGCGGCCCCGCCGGCTCGGCTGCTCCGGCCCGCTCGCCGGCCGCCACACGGTCCGTACGCTGGCCGACGCCCAGGGTCTGCGGGACTCGCTGACCCGGCCCGGTGCCCGGGTGGTCGTGATCGGCGCCGGGTTCATCGGCTGCGAGGTCGCCGCCACGGCCGTGGGCCTCGGTGTCGCCGAGGTGACCGTGGTCGATCCGCTGCCGCTGCCCATGGTCGGTCCGCTCGGCGAGCTGCTCGGGCGCGCGCTGCTGCGGCGGCACGAGGAGCGCGGGGTGCGGTTCGCGCTCGGCACGGGCGTCGCCGGGTTCGAGGGCGAGGACCGGGTCACGGGTGTGGTGCTCGGCGACGGGACCGTGCTGCCCGCCGACGTGGTGGTGGAGTCGGTGGGCTCGGTCGCCAACGTCGAGTGGCTGGAGGGCAACGGTCTCGACCTGTCCGACGGCGTGCTCACCTGCGAGCGGCTGCGGGTCGGCGGGCGCCCCGAGGTGGTCGCCGTCGGCGATGTCGCCCGATTCCCCAACGCCCGCTACGACGGCGTGCCCCGCCGGGTCGAGCACTGGTCCATCCCCACCGACACGGCCAAGCACGCGGCGAAGGTCCTCACCGGCGTCGAGGTGCCACCCTTCGCGCCGCTGCCCACCTTCTGGAGCGACCAGCACGACTTCCGCCTCCAGTCCTTCGGCGCGCCGGTGCTCGGCAAGGGCGACGTGCGGGTCCTGGACGGCGACCCGGCCGCCGACGTCCTGGTCGGTTACCACCACGACGGCCGGCTGGTCGGAGTCGTCGCGCTCGGCGGCCCCGCCACCGTGTCCGCCGCCGCCCGCTACCGCGCCGAACTGCTCCAGCAGCCCGCCCTCACCGCATAA
- a CDS encoding ferredoxin has translation MKVVVDMNKCQDHGQCVFAAPDVFQLDENGRLAYVSDPDDALLDEVEEAADVCPLQAIRIEG, from the coding sequence ATGAAGGTCGTCGTCGACATGAACAAGTGCCAGGACCACGGACAGTGCGTCTTCGCCGCCCCCGACGTCTTCCAGCTCGACGAGAACGGGCGCCTGGCCTACGTCAGCGACCCCGACGACGCGCTCCTCGACGAGGTCGAGGAGGCCGCCGACGTCTGTCCGCTCCAGGCCATCCGGATCGAGGGCTGA